The following proteins are encoded in a genomic region of Chiroxiphia lanceolata isolate bChiLan1 chromosome 18, bChiLan1.pri, whole genome shotgun sequence:
- the MYL2 gene encoding myosin regulatory light chain 2, ventricular/cardiac muscle isoform produces MGLFLTQRGVYLLFEPGGSERLPPGHPSLRHWQPCKAMAPKKAKKRIEGANSNVFSMFEQAQIQEFKEAFTIMDQNRDGFIDKADLRDTFAALGRLNVKNEEIDEMIKEAPGPINFTVFLTMFGEKLKGADPEETILNAFKVFDPEGKGLKSAYIKEMLMTQGERFSQEEIDQMFAAFPPDMSGNLDYKNLVHVITHGEEKD; encoded by the exons ATGGGGCTATTTTTAACCCAGAGGGGGGTGTATTTATTGTTTGAGCCGGGGGGGAGTGAGCGACTGCCTCCAGGACACCCCTCACTGCGACATTGGCAGCCCTGCAAGGCCATG GCTCCCAAGAAAGCCAAGAAGAGGATTGAAGGTGCTAATTCCAATGTCTTCTCCATGTTCGAGCAGGCCCAGATCCAGGAATTCAAAGAG GCATTCACCATCATGGATCAGAACCGGGATGGCTTCATCGACAAGGCGGATCTGAGAGACACATTTGCTGCCCTCG GGCGCCTGAATGTGAAAAATGAGGAGATCGATGAGATGATAAAGGAGGCCCCTGGACCGATCAACTTCACCGTGTTCCTCACCATGTTTGGGGAGAAACTCAAGG GTGCCGACCCAGAGGAGACGATCCTGAACGCATTCAAGGTGTTTGATCCAGAGGGGAAAGGCCTGAAATCTGCCTA CATCAAAGAAATGCTGATGACGCAGGGTGAGAGGTTTTCCCAGGAAGAG ATCGACCAGATGTTTGCAGCCTTCCCTCCAGACATGTCAGGCAACCTGGATTACAAGAACCTGGTCCATGTCATCACGCACGGAGAAGAGAAGGACTAG
- the CCDC63 gene encoding coiled-coil domain-containing protein 63 isoform X1, giving the protein MKSSKQRKPSKSQDLSELSEHEKERKAKMEIRHLQTQYHHAACKRKFYDAEIWRQIQAQQKAIDDLKQEHRHVSLMLSQIYSPNNVMIENRNRVKVETLFQIKNQNDALIKERKAQIVDLGKQVLELEREITKQREITAKALEARNHKRLQEKVDGLEFRLNQATVRYNTILTRNNELREETRSLTIQKAVFDNYYWKYDRQLTQQNRLLNSAVELATEDYEQWMEYLSKISDIREARIKDTIQFNMKMLDLKCALKQETRLKNFFVTKCTDLSELKEKAKQREALKAAEWAKQSQAESYEVAYKRLLELSDGEIDQLLDEFVEKNRRFFILFAYAIRLNVRNEGMRQRIKAIQDDMTATMMEREEEETTRFHVMQELEAKLTETIEEANKYEAKCKESSKLLGQLQSRIETLLKDIDCDTTKIVKPLGSSLLPLFGPVEEKVDEFLVLESLLRYTSVDRAHRSQSFISPMSGNSGLLWVMDRNKLCPPPPDPESTDPGTAEEPLDKDQLRQMVIKRHEEEAAKPPSTGKKRRRSPSKSPARAK; this is encoded by the exons atgaagagctCAAAG CAGAGAAAACCCTCCAAGAGCCAGGACCTTTCGGAACTCTCTGAGCatgagaaggagagaaaagctaAAATGGAGATCAGGCACCTGCAGACACAGTATCATCACGCAGCGTGCAAGAGGAAATTTTATGATGCCGAGATCTGGAGGCAAATCCAGGCTCAGCA aaaagcaATAGATGATCTGAAGCAAGAACACAGACATGTGTCACTAATGCTGAGCCAGATCTATTCACCAAATAATGTGATGATAGAAAACCGAAATCGTGTAAAGGTTGAAACCCTTTTTCAGATCAAAAATCAGAATGATGCCCTgatcaaagagagaaaagcccaGATAGTTGACCTGGGCAAGCAG GTGCtagagctggagagagagatTACAAAGCAAAGAGAGATAACAGCGAAGGCACTGGAAGCAAGGAATCACAAACGGCTGCAGGAGAAGGTCGATGGACTGGAATTCCGCCTAAACCAA GCCACTGTGCGTTACAACACCATCCTGACCCGAAATAACGAGCTCCGGGAGGAGACCCGAAGCCTGACAATCCAGAAAGCCGTTTTTGACAACTACTACTGGAAGTATGACAGGCAGCTGACTCAGCAGAATAGACTGTTGAACTCTGCTGTTGAACTCGCCACAGAAGACTATGAGCAGTG GATGGAGTATCTCTCGAAGATCTCGGACATTAGGGAAGCACGCATCAAAGACACCATCCAGTTCAACATGAAGATGCTGGACCTGAAGTGTGCCCTTAAGCAGGAGACCAGactgaaaaatttctttgtcaCCAAATGTACAGATCTCTCTGAATTGAAGGAAAAGGCCAAACAGAGAGAAG CTTTGAAGGCAGCTGAGTGGGCgaagcagagccaggcagagagTTATGAGGTGGCTTACAAGCGCCTGCTGGAGCTGTCGGATGGAGAGATCGACCAGCTCTTGGATGAGTTTGTGGAAAAGAACAGGAGATTCTTCATCCTCTTTGCCTACGCCATTAGGCTGAACGTCAGGAACGAGGGCATGAGACAGAGGATCAAGGCCATCCAG GATGATATGACAGCCACCATGATGGAGCgggaagaggaggagacaaCCCGGTTTCATGTCATGCAGGAGCTGGAG GCAAAATTAACAGAAACCATTGAGGAAGCCAACAAGTATGAAGCCAAATGCAAAGAGAGCAGCAAACTCCTGGGACAGCTTCAATCCCGCATAGAGACCCTCTTGAAAGACATTGACTGTGACACCACAAAGATAGTGAAGCCGCTCGGGAGCAGCTTGCTGCCACTTTTTG GTCCTGTGGAGGAGAAGGTCGATGAGTTCCTGGTGCTGGAGTCCCTCCTGCGCTACACGTCAGTCGACCGCGCGCACCGGTCGCAGTCCTTCATCAGCCCCATGAGCGGAAACTCAGGGCTCCTCTGGGTGATGGATCGGAACAAGCTCTGCCCGCCGCCCCCCGACCCGGAGAGCACCGACCCCGGCACTG CGGAAGAGCCGCTGGACAAGGACCAGCTGCGTCAGATGGTTATCAAGAGGCACGAGGAGGAGGCGGCCAAGCCTCCCAGCACGGGCAAGAAGAGGAGGAGATCCCCATCAAAGAGCCCAGCACGGGCGAAGTAA
- the CCDC63 gene encoding coiled-coil domain-containing protein 63 isoform X2, producing MKSSKRKPSKSQDLSELSEHEKERKAKMEIRHLQTQYHHAACKRKFYDAEIWRQIQAQQKAIDDLKQEHRHVSLMLSQIYSPNNVMIENRNRVKVETLFQIKNQNDALIKERKAQIVDLGKQVLELEREITKQREITAKALEARNHKRLQEKVDGLEFRLNQATVRYNTILTRNNELREETRSLTIQKAVFDNYYWKYDRQLTQQNRLLNSAVELATEDYEQWMEYLSKISDIREARIKDTIQFNMKMLDLKCALKQETRLKNFFVTKCTDLSELKEKAKQREALKAAEWAKQSQAESYEVAYKRLLELSDGEIDQLLDEFVEKNRRFFILFAYAIRLNVRNEGMRQRIKAIQDDMTATMMEREEEETTRFHVMQELEAKLTETIEEANKYEAKCKESSKLLGQLQSRIETLLKDIDCDTTKIVKPLGSSLLPLFGPVEEKVDEFLVLESLLRYTSVDRAHRSQSFISPMSGNSGLLWVMDRNKLCPPPPDPESTDPGTAEEPLDKDQLRQMVIKRHEEEAAKPPSTGKKRRRSPSKSPARAK from the exons atgaagagctCAAAG AGAAAACCCTCCAAGAGCCAGGACCTTTCGGAACTCTCTGAGCatgagaaggagagaaaagctaAAATGGAGATCAGGCACCTGCAGACACAGTATCATCACGCAGCGTGCAAGAGGAAATTTTATGATGCCGAGATCTGGAGGCAAATCCAGGCTCAGCA aaaagcaATAGATGATCTGAAGCAAGAACACAGACATGTGTCACTAATGCTGAGCCAGATCTATTCACCAAATAATGTGATGATAGAAAACCGAAATCGTGTAAAGGTTGAAACCCTTTTTCAGATCAAAAATCAGAATGATGCCCTgatcaaagagagaaaagcccaGATAGTTGACCTGGGCAAGCAG GTGCtagagctggagagagagatTACAAAGCAAAGAGAGATAACAGCGAAGGCACTGGAAGCAAGGAATCACAAACGGCTGCAGGAGAAGGTCGATGGACTGGAATTCCGCCTAAACCAA GCCACTGTGCGTTACAACACCATCCTGACCCGAAATAACGAGCTCCGGGAGGAGACCCGAAGCCTGACAATCCAGAAAGCCGTTTTTGACAACTACTACTGGAAGTATGACAGGCAGCTGACTCAGCAGAATAGACTGTTGAACTCTGCTGTTGAACTCGCCACAGAAGACTATGAGCAGTG GATGGAGTATCTCTCGAAGATCTCGGACATTAGGGAAGCACGCATCAAAGACACCATCCAGTTCAACATGAAGATGCTGGACCTGAAGTGTGCCCTTAAGCAGGAGACCAGactgaaaaatttctttgtcaCCAAATGTACAGATCTCTCTGAATTGAAGGAAAAGGCCAAACAGAGAGAAG CTTTGAAGGCAGCTGAGTGGGCgaagcagagccaggcagagagTTATGAGGTGGCTTACAAGCGCCTGCTGGAGCTGTCGGATGGAGAGATCGACCAGCTCTTGGATGAGTTTGTGGAAAAGAACAGGAGATTCTTCATCCTCTTTGCCTACGCCATTAGGCTGAACGTCAGGAACGAGGGCATGAGACAGAGGATCAAGGCCATCCAG GATGATATGACAGCCACCATGATGGAGCgggaagaggaggagacaaCCCGGTTTCATGTCATGCAGGAGCTGGAG GCAAAATTAACAGAAACCATTGAGGAAGCCAACAAGTATGAAGCCAAATGCAAAGAGAGCAGCAAACTCCTGGGACAGCTTCAATCCCGCATAGAGACCCTCTTGAAAGACATTGACTGTGACACCACAAAGATAGTGAAGCCGCTCGGGAGCAGCTTGCTGCCACTTTTTG GTCCTGTGGAGGAGAAGGTCGATGAGTTCCTGGTGCTGGAGTCCCTCCTGCGCTACACGTCAGTCGACCGCGCGCACCGGTCGCAGTCCTTCATCAGCCCCATGAGCGGAAACTCAGGGCTCCTCTGGGTGATGGATCGGAACAAGCTCTGCCCGCCGCCCCCCGACCCGGAGAGCACCGACCCCGGCACTG CGGAAGAGCCGCTGGACAAGGACCAGCTGCGTCAGATGGTTATCAAGAGGCACGAGGAGGAGGCGGCCAAGCCTCCCAGCACGGGCAAGAAGAGGAGGAGATCCCCATCAAAGAGCCCAGCACGGGCGAAGTAA